A window from Triticum aestivum cultivar Chinese Spring chromosome 6D, IWGSC CS RefSeq v2.1, whole genome shotgun sequence encodes these proteins:
- the LOC123143149 gene encoding protein STRUBBELIG-RECEPTOR FAMILY 5: protein MDTKIRTIHKVDLERMVLDESAEPTYLPLSLLQEITDSFSDDQQIGSGGSAIVYKGTVGKGMVAVKKLSITIDMHENNFHKEVECLMKAKHKNIVRFLGYCSDTQGMVGDYDGKFVMADVRNWVLCFEYIPNGSLDKYITDASCGLKWRDRYRIIKGSCEGLLHLHENRILHLDLKPGNILIADHMVPKIADFGLSRCLDEDQTRAFTSHLCGSQGYLAPEFYRGQFTFASDIYSLGIIIVEILTGEKGYPEEENVVANWMNQLEASDQWHTQLEQVRVCTKIGIQCMDLNPKKRPVARHILDRLDKTEITIETGISGSSVEQQVSFLKEQYCQEKNSKLSYQYLGKEIKEHAGTEGLAEYVEIPREDHWQQGEQEASSDQWPLRGVQDVKKTVSPQGASISSSNNGVLYKLNNLDIFDRKAHRNHVRYGGPTLENVNFVKLFKKKELSPILKNKNLIRRDSFGVVYMGLVDSVPVTIRKLFSGSVVQNEDFANEVIIQSQVIHGNMVRLIGCCLEFEVPMLVHEFHSTANLHYILHINIKVPLNLGVRLSIAATSAGALAYVHSAFATKILHGDVKPSNILLDNNFVPKISDIGISRLIVRGHEHSGACIGDMAYMDPLYVRTGLLTEQSDVYSFGVIILELVTRRKATHMDKNSLVINFLENHKQGRKSTELFDKEIAVAENLELLDTLAGIAAECLNFDVDLRPTMVDVANRLSMLNQSCNLS, encoded by the exons ATGGATACCAAAATAAGAACAATACACAAGGTTGACCTAGAGCGCATGGTGCTTGATGAAAGTGCAGAGCCAACATACCTGCCATTATCACTTTTACAAGAAATCACAGATAGTTTCTCTGATGATCAACAAATTGGCAGTGGTGGGTCTGCGATTGTTTATAAG GGAACGGTGGGAAAAGGAATGGTCGCTGTGAAGAAGTTGTCCATAACAATTGACATGCATGAGAATAATTTCCACAAAGAGGTCGAGTGCCTAATGAAGGCCAAGCACAAGAACATAGTTCGTTTTTTGGGATATTGTTCTGACACGCAAGGGATGGTGGGGGACTATGACGGGaaatttgtcatggcagatgtacGAAACTGGGTGCTATGTTTTGAGTACATACCTAACGGAAGTCTCGATAAGTATATTACCG ATGCGTCTTGTGGACTTAAATGGAGAGATCGTTATCGTATTATCAAGGGAAGCTGTGAGGGCTTACTTCATCTTCATGAGAACCGTATTCTTCATTTAGATCTCAAGCCCGGAAATATATTGATAGCTGATCACATGGTACCTAAAATTGCTGATTTTGGACTCTCAAGGTGCCTCGATGAAGACCAAACCCGAGCTTTTACTTCACATCTATGTGGATCTCA GGGATACTTAGCACCAGAATTCTATAGAGGACAATTTACATTTGCGTCGGACATATATAGTCTTGGCATTATAATTGTGGAGATACTAACAGGAGAGAAGGGGTATCCAGAAGAGGAGAAT GTAGTTGCAAATTGGATGAATCAGTTGGAGGCATCAGATCAGTGGCATACACAGTTGGAGCAAGTAAGAGTATGCACTAAGATAGGGATACAATGCATGGACTTGAACCCAAAGAAGAGACCAGTTGCACGCCATATACTTGATAGACTAGATAAAACAGAAATTACCATCGAAACTGGCATAAGTGGTTCATCAGTTGAGCAGCAGGTTAGTTTCCTAAAGGAACAGTATTGCCAAGAGAAAAACTCAAAGCTTTCTTATCAGTACCTTGGAAAGGAAATCAAGGAACACGCTGGAACAGAAGGACTTGCAGAATATGTAGAGATACCTAGAGAAGATCATTGGCAGCAAGGGGAGCAAGAAGCTTCCAGTGATCAGTGGCCATTAAGGGGAGTGCAAGATGTAAAGAAAACTGTAAGCCCACAAGGTGCAAGTATTTCTAGCTCTAACAATGGCGTGCTCTACAAGTTGAACAATTTGGACATCTTCGACAGAAAAGCACACAGGAATCACGTGCGGTATGGTGGGCCTACATTGGAGAATGTAAATTTTgtgaaacttttcaaaaaaaaggaGCTCAGTCCAATTTTAAAGAATAAGAATCTTATTAGAAGAGATAGCTTTGGAGTAGTTTACATGGGCCTTGTTGATAGTGTGCCGGTTACAATAAGGAAGCTATTTAGTGGTAGTGTGGTACAGAATgaagattttgcaaatgaagtcatcaTCCAGTCTCAAGTCATTCACGGAAATATGGTTAGGCTCATAGGTTGTTGCCTTGAATTTGAAGTCCCGATGCTAGTCCATGAGTTTCACTCTACAGCTAACCTCCATTACATTCTTCACATCAACATCAAGGTGCCTCTTAACCTTGGCGTGCGATTAAGTATTGCTGCAACATCGGCAGGTGCTCTAGCTTATGTGCATTCTGCATTTGCTACGAAAATATTACACGGTGATGTTAAACCATCAAATATACTCTTGGATAACAACTTTGTGCCAAAGATCTCAGACATCGGCATATCAAGGTTGATCGTGAGAGGCCATGAACATAGCGGAGCATGCATTGGTGACATGGCTTATATGGATCCTCTATATGTACGAACAGGCCTACTGACCGAACAAAGTGATGTCTACAGTTTTGGAGTTATCATCTTGGAGCTTGTTACTAGGAGAAAGGCCACACATATGGACAAAAACAGCTTAGTAATTAATTTCCTTGAGAACCACAAGCAGGGGAGGAAATCGACCGAGTTGTTTGACAAGGAAATTGCAGTGGCAGAAAATTTGGAGCTTCTTGACACTCTGGCAGGAATTGCTGCTGAATGCCTTAATTTTGATGTGGACCTAAGACCAACAATGGTAGATGTCGCAAATCGTCTATCCATGCTGAATCAATCATGTAATTTGAGTTGA